A window of Sphingomonas adhaesiva contains these coding sequences:
- a CDS encoding putative quinol monooxygenase has translation MHALFLTHSSTPGRRDELEAVWRRHMMPAIDANDGHLVYIYSFGTDPDTVGAFQLYRSKEDADAFVQSPAYLAYLNEARPLLAHDPDVTILEPRWVKGA, from the coding sequence ATGCACGCCCTGTTTCTCACGCATAGCAGCACGCCGGGTCGGCGCGACGAACTGGAGGCGGTGTGGCGTCGGCACATGATGCCGGCGATCGACGCCAACGACGGCCACCTCGTCTACATCTACAGTTTCGGTACCGATCCTGACACGGTAGGCGCGTTTCAGCTATACCGGTCGAAGGAAGACGCGGATGCATTCGTGCAATCGCCCGCGTATCTGGCCTACCTGAATGAAGCACGGCCGTTGTTGGCGCATGATCCCGACGTGACGATCCTCGAACCGCGATGGGTTAAAGGCGCCTGA
- a CDS encoding sigma factor, whose translation MVAFEAARPAMFGIAYRMLGTHADAEDVLQDVFIRWSEADRHSIQNPAAWLTTVCTRRSIDVVRLVARARTDYVGPWLPEPLAGATMEEPQELSFALETAFLLLLQRASPSVRNLPEIDAPEQLLVDFVAFRAVMRETSAHRATEPSQDAFSPYVAVEGRGPVPQDKRRSRIVGE comes from the coding sequence ATGGTGGCGTTCGAAGCTGCCCGGCCAGCGATGTTTGGCATCGCATATCGTATGCTCGGCACGCATGCCGATGCCGAAGACGTCCTGCAGGACGTGTTCATTCGCTGGTCAGAAGCCGATCGACATTCGATCCAGAACCCAGCTGCGTGGCTTACTACAGTCTGTACGCGACGATCGATCGATGTGGTCCGCTTGGTCGCTCGCGCGCGGACGGACTATGTGGGACCGTGGCTGCCCGAGCCATTGGCCGGTGCGACGATGGAAGAGCCGCAGGAACTCTCTTTTGCTTTGGAGACGGCGTTCTTGCTCTTGCTGCAGCGCGCGTCGCCCAGCGTCCGCAATCTGCCTGAGATTGACGCCCCAGAGCAGCTTCTTGTCGATTTCGTCGCCTTCCGGGCGGTGATGCGTGAAACATCCGCACATCGCGCAACGGAACCATCGCAGGACGCCTTTTCCCCATACGTAGCTGTCGAGGGTCGAGGGCCTGTGCCTCAGGATAAGCGACGCTCCCGAATAGTAGGCGAATAG
- a CDS encoding putative immunity protein: MCAYLSAMADAAKVYHSLDACRAVEGYAAQCACSVLPVFDRRYPHDRRPHDAIAAARLFAGGAGRTKLLRDRAWSALRAAGEAADHGEPAASEAARAPVAAAGAAYLHPLATATQVKHILGSAAHAVRAIELSSPDTAEMHLAMLAGLAPPQVSGILRRYPEAPLKGGRVGELIREFDAALR; the protein is encoded by the coding sequence ATGTGCGCATATCTCAGCGCCATGGCGGATGCTGCAAAGGTCTATCACAGCTTGGATGCTTGCCGGGCCGTCGAAGGCTATGCGGCGCAGTGCGCTTGTTCTGTCCTCCCGGTCTTCGACCGACGATACCCGCACGATCGGCGGCCACACGACGCCATCGCCGCCGCCCGGCTGTTCGCAGGCGGCGCAGGACGAACCAAGCTCCTCCGAGACAGGGCATGGTCTGCGCTTCGGGCTGCTGGGGAAGCTGCCGACCACGGTGAACCTGCGGCGAGTGAGGCAGCGCGGGCCCCTGTCGCAGCCGCTGGCGCCGCCTATCTGCACCCGCTGGCGACGGCGACCCAGGTCAAGCACATCCTTGGATCGGCGGCTCATGCTGTCCGAGCCATCGAGCTCTCGTCCCCGGACACCGCAGAGATGCACCTGGCGATGTTGGCAGGCCTCGCGCCGCCACAGGTCTCTGGGATACTCCGGCGCTATCCCGAGGCCCCATTGAAAGGCGGTCGGGTCGGAGAACTCATCCGCGAATTCGACGCGGCGCTTCGTTGA
- a CDS encoding GntR family transcriptional regulator gives MNAGATTERVHDAIRRLILTRVVRPGTRLDPAVLADRLATSATPVREALNQLCGAGLVDARPGGGFHVPMIDAPALADLYRWNEDVIGIILRSAAGRIAAHAANGGQADDDATATGALVERLARASRNEEHLRAVRDINARLHAVRLVEAGLIADTRDEIAHLSAATDRGDVAALRIRWRQYHRRRRRMVAEIVRALLRS, from the coding sequence ATGAACGCCGGCGCAACGACCGAGCGCGTCCACGACGCGATCCGGCGGTTGATCCTGACGCGCGTCGTGCGACCGGGCACCCGGCTCGACCCTGCCGTGCTGGCGGACCGGCTGGCCACCAGCGCGACGCCGGTGCGCGAGGCGCTGAACCAGTTGTGTGGCGCCGGTCTCGTCGATGCCCGTCCGGGCGGCGGCTTCCATGTGCCGATGATCGACGCGCCCGCGCTCGCCGACCTCTACCGTTGGAACGAGGACGTCATCGGGATCATCCTGCGATCGGCGGCCGGCCGGATCGCAGCCCATGCCGCCAATGGCGGGCAGGCGGACGACGATGCGACGGCGACAGGCGCGCTCGTCGAACGCCTGGCCCGCGCGTCGAGGAACGAGGAGCACCTGCGCGCGGTTCGGGACATCAACGCGCGGCTGCACGCGGTCCGCCTGGTCGAGGCGGGCTTGATCGCTGACACACGGGACGAGATTGCGCATCTGTCGGCGGCAACCGATCGCGGCGATGTCGCCGCGCTCCGCATCCGCTGGCGCCAATACCATCGCCGTCGTCGCCGGATGGTTGCCGAGATCGTCCGAGCACTGCTGCGTAGCTAG
- a CDS encoding ArsR/SmtB family transcription factor: protein MSLDRAQADAMVERLRTLAQPQRLMILASLLDGEQAVGEIEAATGIGQPALSQQLAELRRAALVVTRREARQIHYRIADDQAEEWVRALFAALGAARPVAKVTPASAKRAVTPAYLFGAASFARVG from the coding sequence ATGAGCCTCGATCGTGCCCAGGCCGATGCAATGGTGGAACGGCTACGCACACTCGCCCAGCCCCAGCGACTGATGATCCTCGCCTCGCTTCTCGATGGGGAGCAGGCGGTCGGCGAGATCGAGGCGGCGACCGGCATCGGTCAGCCCGCGCTCAGCCAGCAGCTTGCCGAGCTACGCCGGGCCGCGCTGGTCGTGACGCGCCGCGAAGCGCGTCAAATCCACTATCGCATCGCCGACGACCAAGCCGAGGAATGGGTCCGAGCCTTGTTTGCCGCCTTGGGGGCGGCGCGACCGGTCGCGAAGGTGACGCCTGCATCGGCGAAGCGTGCGGTCACACCGGCCTACCTGTTCGGTGCGGCTTCCTTTGCGCGAGTAGGATGA
- a CDS encoding peroxiredoxin, with the protein MSDAMDEPAPLPRPLRIGDPAPNFTARTTMGEVSLDQYRGRWLLFFSHPADFTPVCTSEFIALAKAAPTFEAIDCALLGLSVDSLYSHVAWMRAIHELSGVEVPFPVVEDPSMAVGRAYGMLDAAATDSAAVRATYFVDPEGVVRATNWYPMNVGRSVEEMLRTVQALQRASRGDALTPAGWHPGDEVLSPPALPVDGEANWFHRLRPDT; encoded by the coding sequence ATGTCCGACGCGATGGACGAACCTGCCCCCCTGCCTCGACCGCTTCGCATCGGCGATCCCGCCCCCAATTTCACCGCACGCACGACGATGGGGGAGGTCAGCCTCGATCAGTATCGCGGGCGCTGGCTCCTGTTCTTTTCTCACCCGGCCGACTTCACGCCGGTCTGTACCAGCGAGTTCATCGCGCTCGCCAAGGCAGCGCCGACATTCGAGGCGATCGACTGCGCGCTGCTCGGCCTGTCGGTCGACAGCCTCTACAGCCATGTCGCCTGGATGCGCGCGATCCACGAACTCTCGGGCGTCGAGGTGCCGTTTCCGGTCGTGGAAGACCCTTCGATGGCGGTCGGACGTGCCTATGGAATGCTTGATGCTGCGGCGACCGACTCCGCCGCGGTGCGGGCGACCTACTTCGTCGACCCCGAAGGCGTGGTCCGGGCGACCAACTGGTATCCGATGAACGTCGGCCGATCGGTCGAGGAGATGCTGCGCACGGTGCAAGCGCTTCAACGGGCGTCGAGAGGCGACGCGCTAACGCCCGCAGGCTGGCATCCTGGCGACGAGGTGTTGTCGCCACCCGCGCTTCCGGTCGATGGCGAGGCGAACTGGTTTCACCGGCTGAGGCCCGACACATGA
- a CDS encoding YeeE/YedE family protein, whose product MPGFPHAMPLHGLAGGLMIGLAAALMLLVNGRVAGCSGLFARATGLTGEGVPRGIALAFAIGLPIGAAIILLTLGVRAHFPSSLVLLAVAGVVVGFGTRLGSGCTSGHGVVGMARLSPRSMAATATFMGFGIATATIMRLSGVAL is encoded by the coding sequence ATGCCGGGCTTTCCCCATGCCATGCCGCTGCATGGCCTCGCCGGCGGGTTGATGATCGGCCTTGCCGCGGCGCTCATGCTGCTCGTCAACGGACGGGTCGCCGGATGCAGCGGTCTGTTCGCGCGCGCGACCGGCCTTACCGGAGAGGGCGTGCCACGTGGCATCGCGCTGGCGTTTGCGATCGGTCTGCCGATCGGCGCCGCGATCATCCTCCTCACCTTGGGCGTTCGAGCCCACTTCCCGTCATCGCTCGTCTTGCTGGCGGTAGCCGGCGTCGTTGTCGGGTTCGGCACACGGCTAGGCTCCGGCTGCACCAGCGGCCACGGCGTCGTCGGCATGGCGCGGCTCTCGCCGCGTTCGATGGCGGCGACAGCGACATTCATGGGGTTCGGGATCGCAACGGCGACGATCATGCGACTGAGCGGGGTGGCGCTGTGA